The following are from one region of the Stanieria sp. NIES-3757 genome:
- a CDS encoding WD-40 repeat-containing protein — protein sequence MSRSNRKNVQFVDDLFLEANDSWDVNNLYKNLTQVKQVGAVKKVELTAVEKTILRGLLCGYSPQQIANEIHWTSGSISVELTKGLYRYIETLTERDLNTLKNWRDVVKWLEEARYKIFQPQQDSLKELNVSRFYGREEELQQLKEWIVEQRYRLVLLSGITGIGKTTLAAKLAKTIQPKFDYVFWKTIRSDSSLSSLLNNLLKFFTGNQQNYLILTINEQISLLMRYLSCYHCLLIFDGLEVILEANKLAGFYQENYTNYSQLLKRIAEESHQSCLLITSQDEPADLFLLQQNPIKSLSLGSLGTAAKEIFREQGLAEPHLWQYLIIRYSGNPLVLKLIAAIIKDIFGGNISDFLGMKTEIDVMLPTLFKQLLSKQFERLSMLEKKVMYCLASHRQSVTLKKLQEYIKPPVYLSDLTQALVSLKRRSLIEVTSLSNKSAFTLQPLVMKYVFRESQRFSV from the coding sequence ATGAGCAGATCAAATCGCAAGAATGTACAATTTGTTGATGATTTATTTTTAGAAGCTAACGATAGTTGGGATGTCAACAATTTATATAAAAATCTAACTCAAGTCAAGCAAGTTGGTGCGGTTAAAAAAGTAGAATTAACTGCTGTTGAAAAAACCATTCTTCGTGGTTTATTATGTGGCTATTCTCCTCAACAAATAGCTAATGAAATTCATTGGACATCTGGTTCTATTAGTGTTGAATTAACTAAGGGATTGTATCGATATATTGAAACTTTAACCGAGCGAGATTTAAATACTTTAAAAAATTGGAGAGATGTAGTCAAATGGTTAGAAGAAGCAAGATATAAAATCTTTCAACCACAACAAGATTCTTTAAAAGAACTAAACGTTTCTAGGTTTTATGGCAGAGAAGAGGAATTGCAACAACTAAAAGAATGGATTGTTGAGCAACGATACCGTCTTGTTTTATTATCAGGTATAACTGGAATAGGTAAAACTACTTTAGCAGCTAAGTTAGCTAAAACAATTCAACCTAAGTTTGATTATGTGTTTTGGAAAACTATTCGCTCTGATTCTTCTTTATCTTCACTTCTAAATAATCTACTAAAATTTTTTACTGGTAATCAACAAAATTATTTAATTTTAACAATCAATGAACAAATTTCTCTCTTGATGCGATATTTGTCTTGTTATCACTGTTTATTAATTTTTGATGGTTTAGAAGTGATTTTAGAAGCTAACAAATTGGCTGGTTTTTATCAAGAAAATTATACTAATTATAGTCAATTACTGAAAAGAATAGCCGAAGAATCTCATCAAAGTTGTTTACTTATTACTAGTCAAGATGAACCAGCAGATCTGTTTTTGCTACAGCAAAATCCGATTAAATCTTTATCACTAGGTAGTTTAGGAACAGCAGCAAAAGAAATATTTAGAGAGCAAGGTCTTGCTGAACCTCATTTGTGGCAATATTTAATAATTCGCTATTCTGGAAATCCTCTAGTACTAAAGTTAATTGCTGCAATTATTAAAGACATTTTTGGTGGTAATATATCTGATTTTTTAGGCATGAAAACAGAAATAGATGTGATGCTTCCTACTCTATTTAAACAACTATTAAGTAAACAGTTTGAACGTTTATCAATGTTAGAAAAAAAGGTTATGTATTGTCTAGCGAGTCATCGCCAATCAGTGACTCTAAAAAAATTACAAGAATATATTAAACCGCCAGTTTATTTGTCAGATTTAACTCAAGCATTAGTATCTTTAAAAAGGCGATCGCTTATCGAAGTTACCTCTTTATCTAACAAAAGTGCTTTTACGTTGCAACCTTTAGTGATGAAGTATGTTTTTAGAGAAAGTCAACGATTTTCTGTATAG
- a CDS encoding glycerate kinase: MNHQLLTQENSFNKEIIEQLLQVELADSTRAKAFGITKENGKNQLEARAQLFIEVSDQVLELGHSLGFQSDDYILTLLWQLWLPLAMQLASCQEELGRTLIQGILGGQGTGKTTLAAVIRLILQHLGLKSVAISIDDLYKTYTERQKLQQQDPRLIWRGPPGTHDVELGIKILDEFRQSNRTKPILVPRFDKSAFGGQGDRVGFESFSSVEVVLFEGWFIGTRPVEQTAFENPPEPIITPEDRLFAQDINEKLREYLSLWDRLDRLIVLYPVDYRLSKQWRTEAEQKMIATGRSGMSNEEIDRFVEYFWRSLHPDLFITPLLHNPDQVDLAIEIKSDHSYGRVYQPS, encoded by the coding sequence ATGAATCATCAATTACTGACCCAGGAAAACTCATTCAACAAAGAAATCATCGAACAATTATTGCAAGTTGAATTAGCCGACTCCACTAGAGCTAAAGCGTTTGGTATTACTAAAGAGAATGGCAAAAATCAACTCGAAGCGCGGGCGCAATTATTTATTGAGGTTTCCGATCAAGTTTTGGAACTAGGTCACAGTTTGGGTTTTCAATCTGATGATTATATTTTGACTTTGTTGTGGCAATTATGGCTACCTTTGGCAATGCAATTAGCTAGTTGTCAAGAAGAATTAGGACGAACTTTGATTCAAGGGATTTTAGGCGGACAAGGAACGGGGAAAACTACCTTAGCTGCTGTAATTCGCCTTATTTTGCAGCATTTGGGCTTAAAAAGCGTAGCCATTTCCATTGACGACCTTTACAAAACCTATACTGAGAGACAAAAATTACAACAACAAGATCCACGTTTGATTTGGCGTGGTCCTCCTGGTACCCATGACGTAGAATTAGGCATTAAAATCTTAGATGAATTTCGTCAATCAAACCGCACTAAACCAATTTTAGTCCCCCGTTTCGATAAATCTGCTTTTGGGGGACAAGGCGATCGCGTAGGGTTTGAATCTTTTAGTTCTGTAGAAGTGGTTTTGTTTGAGGGTTGGTTTATTGGTACTCGTCCTGTAGAACAAACTGCATTTGAAAATCCACCTGAGCCAATTATTACTCCAGAAGATCGCTTATTTGCTCAAGACATCAACGAAAAATTACGAGAATATCTTTCTTTATGGGATAGATTAGACCGTTTAATCGTACTTTATCCTGTTGATTATCGTCTCAGTAAACAATGGCGAACAGAAGCCGAACAAAAAATGATTGCGACAGGAAGATCGGGGATGAGTAATGAAGAGATCGATCGCTTTGTTGAATATTTCTGGCGATCTCTGCATCCAGATTTATTTATTACTCCCTTACTTCATAACCCAGATCAGGTAGATTTAGCAATTGAAATCAAAAGCGATCATAGTTATGGTCGAGTTTATCAACCTAGTTAA
- the ycf20 gene encoding hypothetical protein YCF20: MQRTRLNSLVDVAGARIELLFTNPWRRIALSVISILFGFFMGSAIATTAGQDASWDVVGAALILIFTELLSNFVYSRPSRNRTETNLRRPLLIDVVNLFKIGLIYSLFLEAFKLGS, from the coding sequence ATGCAACGTACTCGACTTAATAGCTTAGTAGATGTAGCAGGCGCAAGAATAGAACTTTTATTTACTAATCCCTGGCGACGAATTGCTTTGTCAGTTATTAGTATTTTGTTTGGCTTTTTTATGGGATCGGCGATCGCGACAACTGCCGGACAAGATGCTTCTTGGGATGTAGTTGGTGCTGCACTTATATTAATTTTTACAGAATTACTGAGTAATTTCGTTTATAGTCGTCCTAGTCGTAATCGAACCGAAACTAATTTAAGGCGACCTTTGTTGATTGATGTTGTAAATTTATTCAAGATTGGTCTTATCTATAGTTTGTTTTTGGAAGCTTTCAAATTGGGTTCTTAA
- a CDS encoding Ribonuclease III, translating into MQDPRRQKELRKLIEKLGLPATSPVNWSLLDLALTHPSISSQKNYQQLEFVGDAVVRLAAAEILLETYPDEPVGEFAAIRSILVSDRLLAELADYYGIERYLLIGTNATGNPVGRQSWLADAFEAVLGALYLSTQTMELVRPWLDDILKLKAEEIRCDPARQNYKDALQEWSQSKYKTLPQYQVQENKAHQSPQDRFIAEVWLNNSCLGKGEGRTKKLAEQAAAKEAFLSVIKQN; encoded by the coding sequence GTGCAAGATCCTCGACGACAAAAAGAACTACGTAAATTAATCGAAAAACTAGGTTTACCAGCTACTTCCCCAGTTAACTGGTCATTATTAGATTTAGCTTTAACTCATCCAAGCATTTCTTCACAAAAAAATTATCAACAATTAGAATTTGTTGGCGATGCAGTAGTTCGTTTAGCAGCAGCAGAAATTTTACTAGAAACCTATCCTGATGAACCTGTAGGCGAATTTGCTGCCATTCGTTCGATTTTAGTAAGCGATCGCCTTTTAGCTGAGTTGGCAGATTATTATGGTATTGAACGCTATCTTTTGATCGGGACAAATGCGACAGGAAATCCCGTTGGTAGACAGTCTTGGTTAGCAGATGCTTTTGAAGCGGTTTTAGGCGCGTTATATCTTAGTACCCAAACGATGGAATTAGTTCGTCCGTGGTTGGATGACATTCTCAAACTTAAAGCAGAAGAAATTCGCTGCGATCCTGCTCGCCAAAATTATAAAGATGCCCTGCAAGAATGGAGTCAAAGTAAATATAAAACTTTACCCCAATATCAAGTTCAAGAAAATAAAGCTCATCAATCACCTCAAGACCGATTTATCGCCGAAGTTTGGTTAAATAATTCTTGTCTAGGAAAAGGTGAAGGACGCACCAAGAAATTAGCAGAACAAGCTGCTGCTAAAGAGGCTTTTTTATCGGTAATTAAACAAAATTAG
- the chlI gene encoding magnesium chelatase, ATPase subunit I, whose amino-acid sequence MSATLQAPPKTARVVFPFTAIVGQEEMKLALLLNVIDPKIGGVMIMGDRGTGKSTTIRALADLLPEIEVVAGDAFNSDPKDPDLMSDEVKQKLEKQLPIDIVKKKVQMVDLPLGATEDRVCGTIDIEKALSEGVKAFEPGLLAKANRGILYVDEVNLLDDHLVDVLLDSAAGGWNTVEREGISIRHPARFVMVGSGNPEEGELRPQLLDRFGMHAEIHTVKEPSLRVQIVEQRAEFDSNPGAFCEKYQQQQEELQNKIVQAQTLLPEVKIDYDLRVKISEICSELDVDGLRGDIVTNRAAKAIAAFEGRTEVTIDDIRRVIVLCLRHRLRKDPLESIDSGYKVQKSVARVFGLEVEE is encoded by the coding sequence ATGAGTGCAACACTTCAAGCTCCTCCTAAAACTGCTCGCGTCGTATTCCCTTTCACTGCCATTGTGGGACAGGAAGAAATGAAATTAGCCCTGCTTCTCAATGTCATCGATCCTAAAATTGGCGGTGTGATGATCATGGGCGATCGCGGAACAGGAAAATCTACCACTATTAGGGCTTTAGCAGATTTATTACCTGAAATCGAAGTTGTCGCTGGTGATGCTTTTAATAGTGACCCCAAAGACCCCGATCTGATGAGTGATGAGGTAAAACAAAAGTTAGAAAAACAACTTCCGATCGATATTGTCAAGAAAAAAGTACAAATGGTCGATCTACCTTTAGGTGCAACGGAAGATCGGGTTTGTGGCACGATTGATATTGAAAAAGCACTCTCTGAAGGGGTAAAAGCCTTTGAACCAGGATTACTAGCTAAAGCCAATCGAGGCATTCTTTACGTAGATGAAGTCAATCTCCTTGACGATCATTTAGTAGATGTTTTACTAGATTCGGCTGCTGGTGGTTGGAATACAGTCGAACGGGAAGGTATTTCGATTCGTCACCCTGCTAGATTTGTAATGGTTGGTTCGGGTAACCCAGAAGAAGGGGAATTGCGTCCTCAATTATTAGATCGTTTTGGAATGCACGCAGAGATCCACACGGTTAAAGAACCCAGTTTAAGAGTACAGATTGTGGAGCAAAGAGCAGAATTCGACAGTAATCCTGGGGCATTTTGCGAAAAATACCAACAACAGCAAGAAGAACTCCAAAATAAAATCGTTCAAGCTCAAACATTATTACCTGAAGTCAAAATTGACTACGACTTGCGGGTGAAAATTTCTGAGATTTGTTCTGAACTCGATGTCGATGGTTTACGAGGAGATATTGTAACTAATCGCGCAGCCAAAGCGATCGCAGCTTTTGAAGGTCGTACAGAAGTTACCATTGATGATATTCGTAGAGTAATTGTTCTCTGTTTGCGTCATCGACTCAGAAAAGATCCTCTAGAATCAATTGATTCTGGTTATAAAGTGCAAAAGTCTGTTGCTCGTGTATTTGGTTTAGAAGTGGAAGAATAA
- a CDS encoding hypothetical protein (conserved hypothetical protein), with the protein MIAPSHSQSKVKLYDLHPQLADFRCEIIEGLQQPQKTISAKFLYDKKGSELFDQICNLDEYYLTRTEMEILKTNAHEIASLIGDGVLVEFGSGSSQKVRIILDAMKQLPTYVALDISVQHLYESCHNLVEAYPDLNAIAICTDYTQPLSLPKISLIENKYKVGFFPGSSIGNLEPFEVVRFLKNVGKILQPNGSLLIGVDLKKDRSILEPAYDDSQGVSAAFALNLLTRINRELGANFNLDNFSYQATYNTLGRIEMYIVSLKKQTIKIDDVEIEFEEGELLRTEHSYKYTCAEFQSLAGQAGWQSKCVWTDSQQLFSLHYLVFKQNSESK; encoded by the coding sequence ATGATTGCACCCTCACACTCTCAATCAAAAGTCAAACTTTACGATTTACATCCGCAGTTAGCTGACTTTCGCTGCGAGATCATTGAGGGATTGCAACAACCTCAAAAAACTATTTCTGCTAAATTTTTATATGATAAAAAGGGTTCAGAATTATTCGACCAAATCTGTAATTTAGATGAATATTATCTGACCCGCACAGAAATGGAAATTCTTAAAACTAATGCTCACGAAATCGCTTCTTTAATTGGAGATGGTGTTTTAGTTGAATTTGGTAGTGGTAGTTCGCAAAAAGTCAGAATTATTCTTGATGCGATGAAACAATTACCTACCTATGTAGCATTAGATATTTCGGTGCAACATTTGTACGAATCTTGTCATAATTTAGTTGAGGCTTATCCAGATTTAAATGCGATCGCTATTTGTACTGATTATACTCAACCTTTATCGTTACCAAAGATTTCTTTAATTGAAAATAAATATAAGGTAGGTTTTTTTCCTGGTTCTTCAATTGGTAATTTAGAGCCTTTTGAAGTCGTAAGATTTCTGAAAAATGTCGGCAAAATTTTACAACCAAACGGCAGTCTTTTAATCGGAGTCGACCTCAAAAAAGACCGCTCAATACTTGAACCAGCTTACGATGATTCTCAAGGGGTTTCTGCTGCTTTCGCTTTAAATTTATTGACTCGTATTAATCGAGAATTAGGAGCTAATTTTAATCTAGATAATTTTAGTTATCAAGCTACTTACAATACGCTCGGTCGCATTGAAATGTATATAGTTAGTTTGAAAAAGCAGACAATTAAAATTGATGATGTAGAAATTGAATTTGAAGAAGGAGAATTATTGAGAACTGAACATTCTTATAAATATACTTGTGCAGAATTTCAATCTTTAGCTGGTCAAGCAGGTTGGCAATCTAAATGTGTATGGACTGATTCACAACAGTTATTTAGTCTTCATTATTTAGTATTTAAACAAAATTCAGAAAGTAAGTAG
- a CDS encoding hypothetical protein (protein of unknown function DUF323), which yields MLKTISLTQDLINLSLIDFYQQVRQRSETICQPLAIEDYVIQTMADVSPPKWHLAHTTWFFETFLLVPYLNQYQVFHPQFGYLFNSYYEAVGQRHPRPQRGLLSRPTVEEVYQYRAYVDRAMAKLISQPDKDEQVESLIVLGLHHEQQHQELLLTDIKHILATNPLRPVYQVNNFTSSAELINFEEKWLDYPGGIYSIGYQGEGFSFDNESPRHQTLLQDYYFATRLVTNEEYLEFIEASGYSNPEYWLSEGWSIVQAQQWQAPLYWEKIDGVWWIMTLGGMQPLQKDEPVCHVSFYEADAYARFCGKRLPTEAEWEIATAQVPIRGNFLETEKLHPTAALGMTRPDQVFGDVWEWTQSAYLPYPGYQPEAGAIGEYNGKFMCNQMVLRGGSCVTPISHIRPTYRNFFPPSARWQFTGIRLAK from the coding sequence ATGCTTAAAACAATTTCTCTTACTCAAGACCTAATTAATCTTTCTTTAATAGATTTTTATCAACAAGTTCGTCAACGCAGTGAAACAATCTGTCAACCTTTAGCGATAGAAGATTATGTAATTCAAACTATGGCTGATGTTAGCCCACCCAAATGGCATTTGGCTCATACAACCTGGTTTTTTGAAACTTTTTTACTTGTTCCTTATTTAAATCAATATCAAGTTTTTCATCCTCAGTTTGGTTATTTATTTAATTCTTATTATGAAGCGGTAGGTCAACGTCATCCTCGTCCTCAAAGGGGTTTACTATCACGCCCCACCGTAGAAGAGGTTTACCAATATCGAGCTTATGTTGACCGTGCAATGGCGAAGTTAATTAGTCAACCTGACAAAGACGAACAGGTAGAATCTTTGATTGTTTTAGGACTTCATCACGAACAACAACATCAGGAATTACTACTAACAGATATTAAACATATTTTGGCAACTAATCCTTTACGTCCGGTTTATCAAGTTAACAATTTTACTTCTTCTGCTGAACTAATTAATTTTGAAGAAAAATGGCTTGATTATCCTGGAGGGATATATAGTATTGGTTATCAAGGAGAAGGATTTAGTTTTGATAATGAAAGTCCTCGCCACCAAACTTTATTACAAGACTACTATTTTGCTACTCGTCTAGTTACTAATGAAGAATATTTAGAATTTATCGAAGCTAGTGGATATAGTAACCCTGAATATTGGTTGTCAGAAGGTTGGTCTATTGTTCAAGCCCAACAATGGCAAGCACCTTTGTACTGGGAAAAAATTGACGGTGTTTGGTGGATCATGACTCTTGGGGGAATGCAACCTCTTCAAAAAGATGAACCAGTATGTCATGTTAGTTTTTATGAAGCCGATGCCTATGCTCGTTTTTGCGGTAAACGCTTACCAACAGAAGCAGAATGGGAAATAGCAACCGCACAAGTGCCAATTAGAGGCAATTTTTTGGAGACAGAAAAATTACATCCTACTGCTGCTTTAGGAATGACTCGGCCGGATCAAGTTTTTGGTGATGTTTGGGAATGGACGCAAAGTGCCTATCTTCCATATCCAGGATATCAACCAGAAGCAGGCGCGATCGGCGAATACAATGGCAAATTTATGTGTAATCAAATGGTTTTACGAGGCGGTTCTTGTGTCACTCCCATTAGTCATATTCGCCCTACTTATCGTAACTTTTTTCCCCCTTCTGCACGATGGCAGTTTACAGGAATTCGCTTGGCAAAATAA
- a CDS encoding L-asparaginase II, with translation MTRGQRTHTPKLEIHLLREGIVESVHQIEATVCDARGRVLLVAGNCETSTFIRSALKPFQALAVTTTGTLERYGLSDKDLAIICSSHQGTIEQSRQVFNVLWRADLDSSLLQCPIPEGKSSPLQHNCSGKHAGMLAVCHQRNWPVNNYLRRSSPIQQLILHKISELLGMPGEELISARDDCGAPTYSMQLRQMACLYAKLASGSNLDLERIVRAMTYHPNMIAGEGAFDTELMRLSGGELVSKSGAEGIQCVGRVGEGMGLAIKVADGSKRAKYAIAIHLLKQMGWISPTIAENLSEKFMQLSKYKRLTVSGEISMV, from the coding sequence ATGACCAGAGGACAACGGACTCATACACCAAAATTAGAAATTCATTTGCTACGAGAAGGAATTGTTGAATCGGTTCATCAAATCGAAGCAACAGTCTGTGATGCTCGTGGTCGAGTATTATTGGTAGCAGGCAACTGTGAAACTTCAACTTTTATTCGTTCAGCACTCAAACCTTTTCAAGCTCTAGCTGTAACTACGACTGGTACTTTAGAGCGATATGGTTTATCTGATAAAGATTTAGCGATTATCTGTAGTTCTCATCAAGGCACCATCGAACAATCTAGGCAAGTATTTAACGTGCTTTGGCGTGCTGATTTAGACTCTAGTTTACTTCAGTGTCCCATTCCCGAAGGCAAAAGTAGTCCTCTACAACATAATTGTTCTGGTAAACACGCAGGGATGCTAGCCGTTTGCCATCAACGAAATTGGCCTGTTAATAATTATTTACGTCGCTCTAGTCCCATTCAACAATTAATTCTCCATAAAATTTCTGAATTATTAGGGATGCCTGGAGAAGAATTAATTAGTGCACGAGATGATTGTGGCGCACCTACTTACTCGATGCAATTGAGACAAATGGCTTGTCTTTATGCCAAGTTAGCCTCTGGTTCTAATCTAGATTTAGAAAGAATTGTCAGAGCGATGACTTATCATCCTAATATGATCGCAGGAGAAGGTGCGTTTGACACTGAATTAATGCGTTTATCGGGAGGAGAGTTAGTTAGTAAATCTGGGGCAGAGGGAATTCAATGTGTCGGTAGAGTAGGAGAAGGAATGGGTTTAGCTATCAAAGTGGCAGATGGTTCAAAACGAGCTAAATATGCGATCGCTATTCACCTTCTGAAACAAATGGGTTGGATTAGTCCCACAATAGCAGAAAACTTGTCAGAAAAATTTATGCAACTGAGTAAGTATAAACGCTTGACAGTTAGTGGTGAAATATCAATGGTTTAA
- a CDS encoding hypothetical protein (protein of unknown function DUF1230) produces MRESAVDFCPVPQEQQPIHEYEELKDSWFFCWATLNLVSYGKKLGWVGFWGGMVAAPIAAASFSPVHQLPQFIISTSLGGSLFIILVWLRLYLGWSYISDRLYQERIFYEESGWYDGQTWSKPTTMLNRDRLIVAYEIKPIIQRLQKTLLLLASLGLINGLVWRILG; encoded by the coding sequence ATGAGGGAATCTGCTGTTGATTTTTGTCCAGTACCACAAGAACAACAACCAATCCACGAATATGAAGAATTAAAAGATTCCTGGTTTTTTTGTTGGGCAACTTTAAATCTTGTCAGTTACGGGAAAAAGCTAGGCTGGGTAGGATTTTGGGGTGGAATGGTTGCTGCACCGATAGCTGCTGCTAGTTTTTCTCCTGTCCATCAGCTACCTCAGTTTATTATTTCTACCAGTCTAGGAGGAAGTTTATTCATCATTTTGGTCTGGTTAAGACTTTATTTAGGTTGGTCTTATATTAGCGATCGCTTATACCAAGAACGAATCTTTTATGAAGAGTCTGGCTGGTATGATGGTCAAACTTGGTCAAAACCAACCACGATGCTTAATCGCGATCGTCTCATTGTCGCTTATGAGATTAAACCGATTATCCAACGGCTGCAAAAAACTTTATTGCTTTTAGCTAGTTTAGGGCTAATTAATGGTTTAGTTTGGCGAATTTTGGGATAA
- a CDS encoding putative Iojap-related protein translates to MSKQHQYELDEKITQQSNTNYDLDSQKLAWKIAEAADDKKGADITILQVAEVSYLADYFVIVTGFSKAQVRAIADAIEAKVAETFNHYPVRVAGKTEGSWVLEDYGEVIVHIFLPQEREYYNLEAFWGHAQRIEYITSM, encoded by the coding sequence ATGAGCAAACAACATCAATATGAATTAGACGAAAAAATTACTCAACAAAGTAACACTAACTATGATTTAGATAGTCAAAAATTAGCTTGGAAAATAGCAGAAGCAGCAGACGACAAAAAAGGCGCAGATATAACCATTTTGCAAGTAGCAGAAGTATCTTATCTGGCTGATTATTTTGTAATTGTAACTGGTTTTTCTAAAGCTCAAGTTAGAGCGATCGCTGATGCGATAGAAGCAAAAGTTGCCGAGACTTTTAATCACTATCCTGTTAGAGTTGCTGGTAAAACAGAAGGAAGTTGGGTTTTAGAAGATTATGGCGAAGTAATCGTACATATCTTTTTGCCTCAAGAGCGAGAATATTATAATTTAGAAGCGTTTTGGGGTCATGCCCAAAGGATTGAGTATATAACATCTATGTAA
- a CDS encoding metal dependent phosphohydrolase — MRDRILAWLANHVSVSRIEHILGVEQTCIELARCHQVNEQEAALAGLMHDLAKFFPPDKLLSMAQQEGIETDDILTNCPHLLHADVGAIVAQQEFGIENEAILAAIRHHTLGFPGMSPLSCVVFVADAIEPLRGDSLELQTIRSVAKENLYKAVRQTCDYSLRYLVSQIKITHPRVILTRNWALTHEKQFLETK, encoded by the coding sequence ATGCGCGACCGAATTTTGGCTTGGTTAGCCAATCATGTTTCTGTTAGTCGGATTGAACATATCCTAGGAGTAGAACAAACTTGTATTGAATTAGCTCGTTGTCATCAAGTTAACGAACAAGAGGCTGCTTTGGCAGGTTTAATGCACGATTTGGCTAAATTCTTTCCACCAGACAAATTATTGTCTATGGCTCAACAGGAAGGAATTGAAACTGACGACATTTTAACTAACTGCCCTCACTTACTTCATGCTGATGTTGGCGCAATTGTCGCTCAACAAGAATTTGGTATCGAAAATGAAGCAATTTTGGCAGCTATTCGCCATCATACCTTGGGTTTTCCTGGAATGAGTCCTCTCAGTTGTGTTGTGTTTGTTGCTGATGCGATCGAACCCTTACGGGGTGATAGCCTAGAATTACAAACAATTCGTTCCGTTGCTAAAGAAAATCTTTATAAAGCTGTAAGACAAACTTGTGATTATTCTCTAAGATATTTAGTAAGTCAGATAAAAATTACTCACCCACGGGTGATTTTAACCCGTAATTGGGCTTTAACTCACGAGAAGCAATTTTTAGAAACAAAATGA
- a CDS encoding glycosyl transferase group 1, whose product MRILIYSYNYYPEPIGIAPLMTELAEGMVKRGHQVRVITAMPWYPAGEIAAKYKGKLFCNEIINGVKVQRCYIWTSKKRNLLSRIGFEVSFAGLSLIQALNGWKPDVILLTVPGLPVCVPAAIVSGIYGSPIVLNLQDILPDAAVHVGLIKNQTMIKVLKTLEKFAYQTATKISVIADGFTKNIINKGVALEKIVEIPNWVDINFIKPLARENNWFRREHQLEDKFVVLYSGNIALTQGLETVIDAAVRLKDCPEIAIVIVGEPKALAKLERYCQKHQVNNVRLLPFQPRQKLPDMLAGADVGLVVQKKNVLDFNMPSKIQVLLASGRAIVASVAATGTAASAIRRSGGGIVTAPEDSIALAQAIQELYHDRDRAVRLGQQGRAFAEQNYSFELALDKYEQLFASVIPNQILSLMPKSEA is encoded by the coding sequence ATGAGAATCCTAATTTATTCTTACAATTATTATCCCGAACCAATTGGAATCGCGCCTTTAATGACAGAATTAGCAGAAGGTATGGTCAAAAGAGGACATCAAGTAAGAGTTATTACGGCTATGCCTTGGTATCCTGCTGGTGAAATTGCTGCTAAATACAAAGGGAAGCTTTTTTGTAATGAAATTATTAATGGAGTCAAAGTTCAACGTTGTTATATTTGGACAAGTAAAAAACGTAATCTTTTGAGCAGAATTGGGTTTGAAGTTAGTTTTGCTGGCTTAAGTTTAATTCAAGCTTTGAATGGTTGGAAACCTGATGTGATCTTATTAACTGTTCCAGGTTTACCAGTTTGTGTTCCAGCAGCAATTGTGAGTGGAATTTATGGCTCTCCAATCGTATTAAATTTACAAGATATTCTGCCCGATGCTGCGGTTCATGTTGGTTTAATTAAAAATCAAACTATGATTAAGGTGTTAAAAACCTTAGAAAAATTTGCCTATCAAACTGCTACTAAAATTAGTGTAATTGCTGATGGTTTTACTAAAAATATTATTAATAAAGGAGTGGCTTTAGAAAAAATAGTTGAAATTCCTAATTGGGTTGATATCAATTTTATTAAGCCTTTAGCTAGAGAAAATAATTGGTTTCGTCGCGAACATCAACTAGAAGATAAATTTGTAGTTCTTTATTCTGGTAATATTGCTCTGACTCAAGGTTTGGAAACTGTTATTGATGCTGCTGTCCGTTTAAAAGATTGCCCAGAAATTGCCATAGTGATCGTTGGTGAACCAAAAGCCTTAGCTAAACTCGAACGATATTGCCAAAAACATCAAGTCAATAACGTCCGCTTGCTTCCTTTTCAACCGAGACAGAAATTACCAGATATGTTGGCTGGTGCTGATGTTGGCTTAGTCGTACAAAAGAAGAATGTTTTAGATTTCAACATGCCTTCCAAAATTCAAGTTTTGTTGGCTAGCGGAAGAGCTATTGTGGCTTCCGTTGCAGCTACAGGTACTGCTGCTAGTGCTATTAGAAGAAGTGGTGGAGGAATTGTGACCGCTCCTGAAGATTCAATCGCTTTAGCTCAAGCTATTCAGGAATTATATCATGACCGCGATCGCGCTGTAAGATTAGGGCAACAAGGAAGAGCTTTTGCTGAACAAAACTACTCTTTTGAATTGGCTTTAGATAAATACGAACAATTATTTGCTTCTGTAATTCCTAACCAGATTTTATCTTTAATGCCTAAATCTGAAGCTTGA